From the Candidatus Bathyarchaeota archaeon A05DMB-5 genome, one window contains:
- a CDS encoding ATP-binding protein: MGSSNSIGFICGTKGDSVSFFLNKGVTLSFGQIVRIGSGERSFYARIVNAESNSTLDTIEQLREAEGKESFGPYSAYRCVEAILFLEKTAGKVRSPTFNPNYRDKVYAASEEDCAVLKLSGELELGRLRSGEQSLGSVGINIEAIPLMMGMFGMTGSGKTNTELILNAQIIDNSPKTVALIFDFAGQLLEGKGIKPQRGLKDHPLFHSKVQYYSSRDGKMAVGLRTISPEKLLTLFPDIGLPQLRLAKKLYKKLDKSWIEETREVYGAEGHVGVGRVADYKMKHVIDALMLKLSSLSSDLFPVSDYSFVDNVTQNLCNGITCLIDISGISSEDQNKITCLVASTVARHYKRLWEENYAEWQKLPTLLITLEEAHEFLDPNKPRTIFSDIALTYRKYRVGLNAVTPRPSRINFDVFAELWTKVIMKTELRKDRTYLTENTPYLEYSDTEIKMLDVGEALLISEPKIRFAVPIKVTHYPEYLQRREKEDYGLAETKNLSEMDERLKRLREQESPSL; the protein is encoded by the coding sequence ATGGGCAGTTCTAACTCTATAGGGTTTATATGTGGAACAAAAGGAGACTCGGTCTCTTTCTTCCTCAATAAGGGAGTAACTCTTTCTTTTGGGCAGATAGTTCGCATAGGCTCAGGCGAGAGAAGTTTCTATGCGAGAATTGTTAACGCTGAAAGCAACTCAACTCTTGACACTATTGAACAACTGCGTGAAGCAGAAGGTAAAGAGTCCTTTGGACCATACTCTGCCTATCGTTGTGTCGAGGCTATTCTCTTCTTAGAGAAAACAGCTGGTAAGGTGCGCTCTCCAACGTTTAACCCAAACTATAGAGACAAAGTATACGCAGCGAGCGAAGAAGATTGCGCTGTCCTTAAACTTTCTGGAGAATTAGAGTTAGGGCGACTGCGTTCAGGCGAGCAATCTCTTGGCTCCGTAGGTATAAATATTGAGGCTATACCGCTGATGATGGGCATGTTTGGAATGACTGGCTCTGGGAAAACAAATACCGAACTGATTTTAAATGCTCAGATAATTGACAACAGCCCAAAGACAGTGGCCTTAATTTTTGACTTTGCCGGGCAACTTCTCGAAGGAAAAGGCATCAAACCCCAAAGAGGTTTAAAAGATCATCCGCTTTTTCACAGCAAAGTTCAATACTATTCTTCACGCGATGGAAAAATGGCTGTAGGTTTACGTACAATAAGCCCAGAAAAACTTCTCACACTTTTTCCTGACATAGGGCTTCCTCAGCTTAGGCTTGCAAAGAAGCTCTATAAAAAGCTAGATAAAAGCTGGATTGAAGAAACAAGAGAAGTTTATGGCGCTGAAGGGCATGTTGGAGTTGGGCGCGTTGCGGATTACAAAATGAAACATGTAATTGATGCTCTAATGCTTAAACTGTCTTCTCTTTCTTCTGACCTATTCCCCGTTTCTGACTACAGTTTCGTTGACAACGTAACCCAAAACCTATGCAACGGAATCACTTGCCTCATAGACATTTCCGGAATAAGCTCAGAAGACCAGAACAAAATAACTTGCCTTGTAGCGTCGACTGTTGCACGCCATTACAAGCGCTTGTGGGAAGAAAACTACGCAGAATGGCAGAAACTTCCAACACTTCTTATTACGCTCGAAGAAGCACACGAATTCCTGGACCCTAACAAACCAAGAACAATATTTTCAGACATCGCCCTGACATACCGCAAATACAGAGTTGGACTTAACGCTGTAACACCACGTCCCTCAAGGATTAACTTTGACGTTTTCGCTGAACTATGGACAAAAGTTATAATGAAAACCGAGCTGCGAAAAGATAGAACATATTTAACTGAAAACACGCCTTACCTGGAATACAGCGATACCGAAATCAAAATGTTAGATGTAGGCGAGGCTCTACTTATATCCGAACCAAAAATTCGGTTTGCCGTACCAATAAAAGTTACACATTACCCCGAATATTTACAGAGAAGAGAAAAAGAAGATTATGGACTTGCTGAAACAAAGAATCTTTCAGAGATGGATGAGCGTCTCAAGAGATTACGTGAGCAAGAATCTCCTTCCTTATGA
- a CDS encoding MarR family transcriptional regulator codes for MSVATVGAAVEYYRQLRRVQKEYEKAREVVEDIVLSFNRQLRQESEKLEAVAYKVHSVSSKSDSAFSKAENVDKQLRVLETKLNGVVEDKDKVLTRLEEVDKKLCDIVVSHETLNTKVSTIEEQARHFTAIPEAKVEAVIPIKRDKAMAPLTETEIAVLEMLAMEGSKTAPEIKERVKLSREHTARLMKKLYEEGYLERDTNKIPFRYSVKKEMEKLLKKTESEAT; via the coding sequence TTGTCAGTTGCGACTGTAGGCGCTGCAGTTGAGTATTATAGGCAACTTCGTAGAGTTCAGAAAGAATATGAAAAGGCGCGAGAGGTTGTCGAAGACATTGTTCTGAGTTTTAATAGACAACTTAGACAAGAATCAGAAAAATTGGAGGCTGTTGCATATAAGGTTCATTCGGTTTCTTCAAAAAGCGACAGTGCCTTTAGCAAGGCAGAAAATGTTGATAAACAGTTACGTGTTTTAGAAACAAAGCTCAATGGCGTTGTAGAAGATAAGGATAAAGTGTTAACAAGACTAGAAGAGGTTGACAAGAAACTGTGTGATATTGTTGTGTCACATGAGACATTAAACACTAAAGTTTCTACCATAGAAGAACAAGCTCGTCACTTCACTGCAATACCTGAAGCAAAAGTCGAGGCGGTAATACCAATAAAGAGAGACAAGGCTATGGCACCATTGACTGAAACTGAAATTGCTGTGTTGGAAATGCTTGCAATGGAAGGTTCAAAGACTGCTCCGGAGATTAAGGAAAGAGTTAAACTGAGCAGGGAGCATACGGCGCGGTTAATGAAGAAGTTGTATGAGGAAGGTTATCTGGAAAGGGACACGAACAAGATTCCATTTAGATACAGTGTCAAGAAGGAAATGGAGAAACTTTTGAAAAAGACAGAAAGCGAAGCAACGTGA